A part of Paenibacillus sp. sptzw28 genomic DNA contains:
- a CDS encoding MarR family winged helix-turn-helix transcriptional regulator, with protein sequence MENVRELFQIMTRRFGFLNKNCCSAGGCEISLVQSHILYEIDHQRNPSMQQVAEALGTDVTTFSRQVQSLIKMSLVKKAPDPSDRRVYVLSLTTEGKYVAATIEQQMNAYLAEVFSHMNDFEKETVLRSIKLLNEAMAKSSQCCSTPIG encoded by the coding sequence GTGGAAAACGTCCGAGAACTATTTCAAATCATGACACGGCGTTTTGGATTTCTGAATAAAAACTGCTGTTCGGCCGGTGGATGCGAGATATCCTTAGTCCAAAGCCATATTCTGTATGAGATTGACCATCAGCGTAATCCTTCCATGCAGCAGGTAGCTGAGGCATTAGGTACCGATGTCACGACCTTTAGCCGCCAAGTTCAATCGTTAATCAAAATGAGTTTAGTGAAAAAAGCGCCTGATCCCAGCGATCGGAGGGTGTATGTCCTTTCTTTAACGACAGAAGGAAAATATGTGGCGGCGACAATTGAGCAGCAAATGAACGCTTATTTAGCTGAAGTTTTCTCTCACATGAACGATTTTGAAAAAGAAACGGTCCTTCGCTCCATTAAGCTCTTGAACGAAGCCATGGCCAAATCGAGCCAATGCTGTTCCACCCCCATCGGGTGA
- the gshAB gene encoding bifunctional glutamate--cysteine ligase GshA/glutathione synthetase GshB produces the protein MLTKLIEDNRLQKDLFRGKFGLEKENNRVDSEGHLALTPHPVAFGSKQENPYIKVDFSESQIEMVTPVLDSIEDTHNFLETLHDIVSLELQGEYLWPSSNPPALPKDEDIPIALMDNPEEDRYRQQLAEKYGRKRQLISGIHYNFSFDEEFIKKLYRAQNSDGSYKDFKDGLYLRVARNVLKYRWLLIYLTGASPVFNKTYNEQCVKWSDHFDDESHFFSSMNSLRNSICGYRNRKQLHVSYQSVKEYVRDIMTLVDAKELISVREYYSPVRLKPAAKSNDFYQELLGNGIGYLELRMIDLNPLKKIGISQETMRFIHLFLVYMLLLEDQPFDDEAQAKADLNHDSVIINGLMGMFESDKGTSFTFTGQAEAMFGEMKQIARTFIPSDQRYMEVLELEMRKIRNSDQNFAYIVKAEIQESSYLTYHLSKAKQYVVESHANRYKFVGYEDLELSTQLLLKAAIKRGIAFTILDRDDNFVVLKKGDRLEYVKQATKTSLDSYSTVLIMENKVVTKKVLNKHGIRVPKGNVYRNIDDAMNDFAWHLGNSIVIKPKSTNFGLGITIFKDSYSQEEYAQALEMAFSHDQSVLIEEFVSGKEYRFLVMGDEVVGVLHRVPANVIGDGIHTIEQLIEKKNQDPLRGKGYKTPLERIHLGDVERMFLKNQSRSVTNIPQDGEVVFLRENSNISTGGDSIDFTDDIPGSYKQIAVRSAQAARATFCGVDMMISDIGEEANETNYSIIEINFNPAIHIHCYPYKGINRQAEEKILELLFGR, from the coding sequence GTGTTGACAAAGTTAATAGAAGATAACAGGTTGCAGAAAGACCTGTTTCGGGGGAAATTCGGACTTGAGAAAGAAAACAATCGCGTGGATAGTGAGGGACATCTTGCATTAACCCCTCATCCCGTAGCTTTTGGCAGCAAGCAAGAGAACCCTTATATCAAAGTGGATTTTTCGGAAAGCCAAATCGAAATGGTGACGCCTGTGCTGGATTCGATCGAGGACACCCACAACTTCCTTGAGACGCTTCACGATATTGTCTCCCTCGAGCTGCAGGGCGAGTATCTGTGGCCAAGCAGCAATCCGCCTGCACTTCCCAAAGACGAGGATATTCCGATCGCGCTGATGGACAATCCCGAGGAAGACCGGTACAGGCAGCAGTTGGCGGAAAAATACGGCCGGAAGAGACAACTTATAAGCGGGATCCATTACAATTTTTCATTCGATGAGGAGTTCATCAAGAAGTTGTATCGTGCACAAAACAGCGACGGCAGTTATAAGGATTTCAAGGATGGCTTGTATTTAAGAGTCGCTCGCAATGTACTGAAATACCGCTGGCTGCTGATCTATTTAACAGGAGCAAGTCCCGTATTCAATAAAACCTACAACGAGCAATGCGTGAAATGGAGCGATCATTTCGACGATGAAAGCCATTTCTTTTCTTCGATGAACTCACTTCGCAACAGCATCTGCGGATACCGCAACAGGAAACAACTGCATGTGTCCTATCAGTCTGTGAAAGAATACGTTCGGGATATCATGACTTTGGTGGATGCCAAGGAGTTAATCAGTGTGAGGGAGTATTATAGCCCTGTGCGCCTCAAACCAGCAGCTAAAAGTAACGACTTTTATCAAGAATTGCTTGGCAACGGCATCGGTTATTTGGAACTTCGGATGATCGACCTGAATCCGCTCAAGAAGATCGGAATCAGCCAGGAGACGATGCGATTCATCCATTTGTTCCTTGTCTATATGCTTCTCCTTGAAGATCAACCATTTGACGATGAAGCGCAAGCGAAAGCCGATCTCAACCACGATAGTGTGATTATCAACGGTCTTATGGGGATGTTTGAAAGTGACAAGGGCACAAGCTTTACATTCACTGGGCAGGCGGAAGCCATGTTCGGGGAGATGAAACAAATCGCGAGGACGTTCATTCCAAGCGATCAACGTTACATGGAAGTCTTGGAGCTTGAAATGCGGAAGATTCGCAATTCGGACCAAAACTTTGCATACATCGTAAAAGCCGAAATCCAGGAATCATCGTATCTTACTTATCATCTGTCCAAGGCGAAACAGTACGTCGTCGAAAGTCACGCTAACCGTTATAAATTCGTCGGTTACGAGGATCTGGAGCTCTCGACACAGCTGCTTCTCAAAGCGGCGATCAAACGCGGCATTGCTTTCACAATATTGGATCGCGACGATAATTTTGTCGTTCTGAAGAAAGGGGATCGGCTAGAGTACGTCAAACAAGCCACGAAAACATCGCTGGATTCATACAGCACCGTGCTCATTATGGAGAACAAAGTGGTGACGAAGAAAGTTCTCAATAAGCATGGCATTCGCGTGCCTAAGGGAAACGTTTATCGGAATATCGATGATGCGATGAACGACTTTGCGTGGCATCTGGGCAACTCCATCGTGATTAAGCCGAAGTCGACGAACTTTGGCCTTGGCATTACCATCTTTAAGGATTCCTATTCCCAAGAGGAGTATGCGCAAGCCTTGGAGATGGCGTTTTCTCATGATCAGTCGGTATTGATTGAGGAATTCGTATCCGGTAAGGAATATCGATTCCTTGTCATGGGGGATGAGGTTGTTGGTGTGCTTCATCGAGTGCCGGCCAATGTCATAGGGGATGGCATTCATACGATTGAGCAGCTTATTGAGAAGAAAAACCAAGACCCGTTAAGGGGGAAAGGGTATAAAACGCCCCTTGAACGCATCCATCTCGGTGATGTGGAAAGAATGTTTCTGAAGAATCAGTCAAGGAGTGTTACTAATATTCCGCAAGATGGCGAAGTCGTATTTCTCAGGGAGAACTCTAACATTAGCACAGGAGGAGACAGCATTGATTTCACAGACGATATTCCCGGCAGTTATAAGCAAATTGCCGTGCGATCAGCCCAAGCTGCCAGGGCAACATTTTGCGGCGTGGACATGATGATCAGTGATATCGGTGAAGAAGCCAATGAAACCAACTACAGCATTATTGAAATCAATTTCAATCCTGCGATTCATATTCATTGTTATCCTTACAAAGGCATCAATCGACAAGCTGAAGAAAAGATCCTGGAATTGTTGTTCGGCCGGTAG